The sequence below is a genomic window from Colletotrichum destructivum chromosome 4, complete sequence.
CGTTAAGATCTCCTTATTCCACTCGCAGGCCAGATTCTTTCAGCAACGGCAGTATCTTCTGGCCGAAATATTCCAAGTCTGGGGCAAAGTCGTAGAAGTTGATCTGAACACCATCGATGCCGATCTTGTGCAAGGCGTCCAACTGCTGAACCACCTCTTCCGGCGACCCAATGATCTCGATGTTGCCGCCGAGGTTAaggcccttcttctccttggcgtCCTTGCGCCCTCTCCATGCGTGCGCATCGCTGTCATACGCCCCGTTTGCCGTGCCGAACTTCTTGGTCCCCGCCTGGATTCTGGTCCCCTCGGCAATGCTCTCAGCATAGGACCAGGCTTCCTCGGACGTGTCCTTTGAGACGATAATGGGGTTGATGATAACCTTGACTGTTCGGCCCTTGGCCCTGACAGCCGCCCTGATAGAGGCGATGTGATCCGGGAGAGTCTCCAATGCGCTGTCAATGTGCGCAGTTCCCGGCGAGGTGATGAAGATCAAGTCGGAATACTGTGCGGCGAAGTCGATGCCAGCAGGCGAACCCGTAGCATTTACGAGGATGGGTCTGCCAAACTGCGGTTTGGGAGTGATCCAGGCGTTCTCGAGCTGCCACGGCGATACTTTCCCCTTGTAGGAGATGTTCTCGGTCTCGCCCCAGAGACtgttgacgacgtcgaaCAGCTCTCCGGCCATCTGGTACCGCTTATCGTGttcgatgcgctgccgaccaAACATCTCGTGCTCTACCGCCCTGTGACCGGTGACGACATTGATGCCCCATCGGCCCTTGGCGATGTGGTCCAAGGTAGCGCCGTACTTGGCGATGTGAAGCGGGTGGAGCGGCCCGTAGAGGACATGCATCGTCGAGATAAGGAGGATGGACTTGGTgacggccgccatggcgcCCAGCGCGACGAAGGCGTCCAGGGAAGCCTCGCCGTCGTAGCCGCCCTTGGGCAGCCACTGCGTACGACTGAAGGCCAATTCGAAACCTAGCTCCTCGGCCCTGCGAACGAGTTCGACGTTGTAGTCAAACGTCCAGCTGTTCGTGGTGGGCTGTGTGGAAAAGTTGATGTCTTGCAGATTGAGGaaaaggccgaggagcaaCGGCTGACGGGCGGCCCTGCTCAAAGGACTATCCTCGAAGTCGAACGGCCCTTTCAGCACGGGACCACCTTCACGCACCGATGAAGCAGACATGGTGAGATGGTTTTGCTTAGTGACTGGAGTTTGGATATGGGGATGCTAGACTTCTTTGGCAGCGCGATATGAAGCTCTCGTTATTACCCCTCTGATAGCGTAGATACGGTTGGAGGCTTTGCTCTTATTGATAACTAAATACGTCAGATATGTAGGTTGCAGATGGCGTGTGATTGAGGAGGGATGTCGAGATTGCGTCCTGAGCCTATCGTTCTCGTTTATGGAAACCAACCATCTCCGCCATCGGCTTACACGAAGCACGCCATCGATTGTCACGGATTCCCTTATTAAGCAGCGTGTATTCAGACGACATCACACGGTGAAGAAAAATGAAGTTTTGTAGAATCAAATTTCGTGATTTCTCAGGGGAGCTTATTTAGGTTCTGTGCCTCGAGCTTAGGTCAATCAAGAGCATGTAAAACTGGTTGATCTTTACGATAGGCAATACGTAGAAGGCTTGACAATGATGCGGAGAGCCAGTTCCCACTTCCAcgccccccgccccctttCTCATTTTCCTAATTGACTTCTTGCTCTTGAGTGAAATGACGTTGAATGGTATTGATGTGCATCCCAAACAGCTCTGAAGTCTCAAACGCCTTCCCAAAAGAATGTCTCCGGGAGGTTGAAGCGAGCGCGTGAGATCTCATCCCCTGGCCGGGAGCTTGAAGCCACAATGACGAAGTACTCCCCGGCCTCCGCAACCCATTTGGAGTTCTCCTGGGACCAGTACGAGAGAGAATACTTGTCAAGGGTCATTTCAACCGTTTTGCTCTGGTTGACGGCGAGTGACGTCTTCGCAAAGGCCTTCAACTCGCGCACAGGCCGCAAAAGGGTGCTCTCCGGGTCGTGGATGTAGACttggacgacctcggcgccgtcataGGGGCCGGTGTTGGTCACGTCGACCGAAATGATCATCTTGTACTCCGCAAATGGCTCAAAGGTTTCAGGTAC
It includes:
- a CDS encoding Putative Luciferase-like domain-containing protein, which produces MSASSVREGGPVLKGPFDFEDSPLSRAARQPLLLGLFLNLQDINFSTQPTTNSWTFDYNVELVRRAEELGFELAFSRTQWLPKGGYDGEASLDAFVALGAMAAVTKSILLISTMHVLYGPLHPLHIAKYGATLDHIAKGRWGINVVTGHRAVEHEMFGRQRIEHDKRYQMAGELFDVVNSLWGETENISYKGKVSPWQLENAWITPKPQFGRPILVNATGSPAGIDFAAQYSDLIFITSPGTAHIDSALETLPDHIASIRAAVRAKGRTVKVIINPIIVSKDTSEEAWSYAESIAEGTRIQAGTKKFGTANGAYDSDAHAWRGRKDAKEKKGLNLGGNIEIIGSPEEVVQQLDALHKIGIDGVQINFYDFAPDLEYFGQKILPLLKESGLRVE